In Polaribacter sp. L3A8, a genomic segment contains:
- a CDS encoding ISAon1 family transposase, with product MSVSNNATSTSTVANFYGVNPRSLQRQYKDYLSDFKAWDQQKHATDWLLFTKNLGTHLSLDDTAFSNGDLYTIITNKLAKGKKGAIVAMIKGTKAEVVIKILHKIPLKHRKKVMEVTLDMAGNMGLIVKKSFPNTALVIDRFHVQKLALDALQEIRIKHRWEAIDVENDAIENARSKSLKYTQKLLPNGDTLKQLLARSRYLLYKSSSKWTKNQSIRAEILFEKYPDIEKAYKLCQNLSWIFNNTTDKTSALIRLAKWDEKVRQAHFKSFNTIARTMSIHYKNILNYFDNRSTNASAESFNAKIKAFRAQFRGVRNVDFFLYRLTTIFA from the coding sequence ATATCAGTAAGTAATAACGCCACTAGCACTAGTACTGTAGCTAATTTCTACGGAGTAAATCCCAGAAGTTTACAAAGACAGTATAAGGATTATTTAAGTGATTTTAAAGCTTGGGATCAACAGAAGCACGCAACAGACTGGTTATTGTTCACAAAGAATTTAGGTACTCACTTATCACTTGATGATACTGCCTTTTCTAACGGTGATTTATATACCATAATAACAAATAAATTAGCTAAAGGAAAGAAAGGCGCAATAGTAGCCATGATCAAAGGAACTAAAGCTGAAGTTGTCATAAAAATACTTCATAAAATTCCTTTAAAACATAGGAAGAAAGTCATGGAAGTAACCTTGGATATGGCAGGAAATATGGGGCTTATAGTCAAGAAATCCTTTCCAAATACTGCCTTAGTAATAGACCGTTTTCATGTGCAAAAATTAGCATTAGATGCACTGCAAGAAATAAGAATTAAACATAGATGGGAAGCGATTGATGTTGAGAATGATGCCATTGAAAACGCCAGAAGTAAATCTTTAAAATACACCCAAAAACTATTACCAAATGGAGATACACTCAAACAACTATTAGCTAGAAGCAGATATCTATTATATAAATCAAGTAGTAAATGGACTAAAAATCAATCCATAAGAGCAGAAATACTGTTTGAAAAATATCCTGATATAGAGAAAGCATACAAGTTATGTCAAAATCTATCTTGGATATTCAATAACACTACAGACAAAACATCAGCACTTATAAGACTTGCTAAATGGGATGAAAAAGTAAGACAGGCACACTTTAAAAGCTTCAACACTATAGCTAGAACGATGTCGATACATTATAAAAACATCTTAAACTATTTTGATAATCGAAGTACGAATGCATCAGCAGAATCATTCAATGCTAAAATTAAAGCCTTTAGAGCACAGTTTAGAGGCGTCAGAAATGTGGATTTTTTCTTATATAGACTTACTACTATTTTTGCGTAA
- the hpaH gene encoding 2-oxo-hept-4-ene-1,7-dioate hydratase: protein MLKEQQIKEEAQRLDKAEINRQQISATTTRFPDMEIKDSYAIQKAWMQLKQNKGRKVVGHKIGLTSRVMQVAMGIDEPDYGTLLDDMVFENNSEIETSNFLDPKIEVELAFVLKKRLFGENVTIEDVFDATDYVVPALELIAARSYRKNPETGYVRTVRDTISDNAANAGIITGGKKVNPRDVDLRWVSTLLYKNGTIEESGVAAAVLDHPANGIVWLAKKYAQHNVALEAGQIILAGSFTRPIDVSAGDEIIADYGPLGKITVNFS from the coding sequence ATGCTTAAAGAACAACAAATAAAAGAAGAAGCACAACGTTTAGATAAGGCTGAAATTAATAGACAGCAAATAAGCGCAACTACCACAAGGTTTCCAGATATGGAAATTAAGGATTCTTATGCCATCCAAAAAGCATGGATGCAATTAAAACAAAATAAAGGAAGAAAAGTAGTAGGTCATAAAATAGGTTTAACCTCTAGGGTTATGCAAGTTGCTATGGGGATTGACGAACCAGATTATGGAACATTATTAGATGATATGGTTTTTGAAAATAATTCAGAAATTGAAACGTCTAATTTTTTAGATCCTAAAATTGAAGTGGAATTGGCTTTTGTTTTGAAAAAGAGATTGTTTGGCGAAAATGTAACTATTGAAGATGTTTTTGATGCTACAGATTATGTAGTGCCTGCTTTAGAGCTAATAGCAGCTAGAAGTTATAGAAAAAACCCTGAAACAGGTTATGTAAGAACGGTTAGAGATACAATTTCAGACAATGCAGCAAACGCAGGTATTATAACTGGAGGAAAAAAAGTAAACCCAAGAGATGTAGACTTACGCTGGGTAAGTACACTTTTATATAAAAACGGTACAATAGAAGAGTCTGGTGTTGCAGCAGCAGTTCTAGACCATCCAGCAAATGGAATTGTATGGTTGGCAAAAAAATATGCACAACACAATGTAGCCTTAGAGGCTGGTCAAATTATCTTGGCGGGGTCTTTTACTAGACCTATTGATGTTTCTGCAGGCGATGAAATTATTGCAGATTATGGTCCTTTGGGCAAAATAACAGTTAACTTTTCTTAG
- a CDS encoding ISAon1 family transposase: MSVSNNATSTSTVANFYGVNPRSLQRQYKDYLSDFKAWDQQKHATDWLLFAKNLGTHLSLDETAFSNGDLYTIITNKLAKGKKGAIVAMIKGTKAEVVIKILHKIPLKHRKKVMEVTLDMAGNMGLIVKKSFPNAALVIDRFHVQKLALDALQEIRIKHRWEAIDAENDAIEKTRSKSLEYTPKLLPNGDTLKQLLARSRYLLYKSSNKWTKNQAIRAEILFEKYPDIEKAYKLCQNLSWIFNNTTDKTSALIRLAKWDEKVRQAHFKSFNTIARTMGSTQKVVE, from the coding sequence ATATCAGTCAGTAATAACGCCACTAGCACTAGTACTGTAGCTAATTTCTACGGCGTAAACCCTAGAAGTTTACAAAGACAGTATAAGGATTATTTAAGTGATTTTAAAGCATGGGATCAACAGAAGCACGCAACAGACTGGTTATTGTTTGCAAAGAATTTAGGGACTCACTTATCACTTGATGAAACTGCCTTTTCTAACGGTGATTTATATACCATAATAACAAATAAATTAGCTAAAGGAAAGAAAGGAGCAATAGTAGCCATGATCAAAGGAACTAAAGCTGAAGTTGTTATAAAAATACTTCATAAAATTCCTTTAAAACATAGGAAGAAAGTCATGGAAGTAACCTTAGATATGGCAGGAAATATGGGGCTTATAGTCAAGAAATCCTTTCCAAACGCTGCCTTAGTAATAGACCGTTTTCATGTGCAAAAATTAGCATTAGATGCACTGCAAGAAATAAGAATTAAACATAGATGGGAAGCGATTGATGCTGAGAATGATGCCATTGAAAAAACCAGAAGTAAATCTTTAGAATACACCCCAAAACTATTACCAAATGGAGATACACTCAAACAACTATTAGCTAGAAGCAGATATCTATTATATAAATCAAGTAATAAATGGACTAAAAATCAAGCCATAAGAGCAGAAATACTGTTTGAAAAATATCCTGATATAGAGAAAGCATACAAGTTATGTCAAAATCTATCTTGGATATTCAATAACACTACAGATAAAACATCAGCACTTATAAGACTTGCTAAATGGGATGAAAAAGTAAGACAGGCACACTTTAAAAGCTTCAACACTATAGCTAGAACGATGGGATCAACACAAAAAGTTGTGGAGTAA
- a CDS encoding GntR family transcriptional regulator yields MEVLNYMQIRENSRVPKYKQIIDSIINNISIGNIEINQKLPSINMLSEEFYLSRDTVEKAYNILKERNIIVSIPRRGNYVAKVEAKPKLNILLLVNKLSAYKMSIYHSFIKCIGDKANIDLQVYHCNELLFLNSLKNAKVNYDYFVVMPHFKTENCGHASYTDEVYKVLDEIPRKQLIVLDNLLPNINESVSTVYQEFDKDIYDALSKGIDRIKKYSKVVLVYPEKSFYPYPKRILLGFRRFCVEKGLDFDIINEVGEDMVLKKGTLFITIEESDLVNFITIARQNNLQLGTDVGIISYNDTPLKELLGITVMSTDFAEMGKNAAQIILDNKHASIKVPFNLIDRNSF; encoded by the coding sequence ATGGAAGTTTTAAATTATATGCAAATTCGCGAAAATTCGAGAGTGCCAAAGTATAAGCAAATTATAGATTCTATAATTAATAATATTTCGATTGGTAATATTGAAATCAATCAAAAATTACCTTCTATTAATATGTTAAGTGAGGAGTTTTATCTTTCTCGTGATACGGTAGAAAAAGCTTATAATATTTTAAAGGAGCGTAATATTATTGTCTCTATTCCTAGAAGGGGTAATTATGTGGCTAAAGTAGAAGCTAAACCAAAGTTAAATATTTTACTTTTAGTGAATAAATTGAGTGCCTATAAGATGAGCATTTATCATTCTTTTATAAAATGTATTGGTGATAAGGCTAATATTGATTTACAAGTATATCACTGTAACGAATTATTGTTTTTAAATTCTTTAAAAAATGCTAAAGTAAATTATGATTATTTTGTTGTTATGCCTCATTTTAAAACCGAAAATTGTGGTCATGCATCTTATACTGATGAAGTGTATAAAGTTTTAGATGAAATTCCTAGAAAACAATTGATAGTACTAGATAATTTACTACCAAATATAAATGAAAGTGTTAGTACGGTTTATCAAGAGTTTGATAAAGATATTTATGATGCTCTAAGTAAAGGTATAGATAGAATTAAAAAATATTCTAAAGTAGTTTTGGTTTATCCAGAAAAATCTTTTTACCCTTATCCAAAAAGAATTTTATTGGGGTTTAGAAGATTTTGTGTTGAAAAAGGCTTAGATTTTGATATTATAAACGAGGTGGGTGAGGATATGGTATTAAAAAAAGGGACTCTTTTTATTACTATTGAGGAGTCTGATTTAGTTAATTTTATTACTATAGCTAGACAAAACAATTTACAATTGGGTACAGATGTTGGAATTATTTCTTACAATGATACACCTCTTAAAGAATTACTTGGTATTACGGTAATGTCTACCGATTTTGCAGAGATGGGTAAAAATGCTGCTCAAATAATTTTAGATAATAAACATGCTAGTATAAAAGTTCCTTTTAACTTAATTGATAGAAATTCTTTTTAA
- a CDS encoding two-component regulator propeller domain-containing protein, producing MFRIVVLCFILLFFRVGFSQSETYKFTHITTADGLSQSSAIVIRQDNLGQIWIGTRDGLNKYDGTDFTVYRYDKNNPDSISNNDILSIEQDSDGFIWVGTNLGLNKYNPQNNTFKTYFSNKNNYSLKDNSVGVIKELSNKEIWIGTNEGISIYDKSRDSFKKNLIYGQVLSILETNKGDIFVGTTSGLWKLVDTTNNDYQFELIKGTNNLIVQCIIENKNGNLLIGTRKESVLEFNVDTNNITAYFKEETLENNNRNVRQLLLDDDSKLWIGTYNGIQIADKSKNIQLLTSNINDNESINDNFIKALFKGKNGSIWVGTYHGGINVWDESNINFINITQKPGNIGLGFKVVSSIVSHKNFIFLGTEGGGISVINTNTKKINYITTKNTLALKSNNVKSLCLSRENLLWIGTFTNGFTVYNLETKRFINMQLPKTLREYMGNVGIYDIKQDNNGNMLLGTNGKGLIKYNVNNKSYKIFANNKKSNSLSNIIIRTIKVDTKNNIWLGTPKGLNYIDDTTGSIKNYFFDSELKTGYAITSVYEDSKGVIWVGTIANGLFKLVDNNFISIDLKSNTTTIAGIRSMIEGDNGNFWISSVNQGILNYNSTNNTIIAHYTQKEGLASNQFNNNASLRIGSNLFFGGPAGAVFFDPKNLVKNNYAPQVIITDLKIKNNSISVDDESQLLSSTISYTDNIELSHEEGNFNISFSIPNFINSSSNRYKYRLKGLENDWIETDEHSASYTIQNPGNYTFEVKGINSDGISNDVATSLNIKVHPAPWRTWWAFILYGIVLFAIFYYLLNILKSRTKLKHQLDLEQLEVEQTKQTNIAKLEFFTNISHEFRTPLTLILGPLNQILENYKGSSLMYKKLKVIESSANHLLQLINRLMDFRKLENNLIKLETAEGNIVKFLKEIYLSFSEYAKDGNYDYSFHSPSDEIYVYYDRYKLERVFYNLISNAFRYTPKNGKIVLRVIQKSNKIILQVEDSGVGVAKEYQDKIFERFFELSLNNKPDNDYNKGTGIGLSIVKNIIDLHKGEIKVRSNENNMGSIFSVELFLGRDHIEDDEIIEDFKFSDDLSQYVNQLDEAPVVILEENNILDTVSDKKLTILLVEDNKPLRKFMHDLLAKEYNILEAENGKVAYKIAIKQKIDIIVSDVVMPIMTGTELCSLVKKDIKTSHIPIILLTSRSSLIYKLEGLESGADDYISKPFNINEFKLRIKNILSSIARLKQKISSINTVQSDELILPSLDEKLYKKALKLVEKNISNEEFDIYYFCSELGVSRTVLFRKVKAWTDFTPKDFIQHIRLKKGAELLEQNKMNIAQVSYKVGFKNPKYFSKCFRKKFGKTPTEYIKTFYEYE from the coding sequence ATGTTTAGAATAGTTGTTTTATGTTTTATACTTCTTTTTTTTAGAGTTGGATTTTCACAAAGTGAAACTTATAAATTTACCCATATAACAACAGCAGACGGTTTGTCTCAAAGTTCTGCAATTGTTATACGTCAAGATAATCTAGGGCAAATTTGGATTGGTACTAGGGATGGTTTAAATAAGTACGACGGTACAGATTTTACAGTTTATAGATATGATAAAAATAATCCGGATTCTATAAGTAACAATGATATTCTTTCTATTGAACAAGACAGTGATGGTTTTATTTGGGTAGGTACTAACTTAGGTTTAAATAAATACAATCCTCAAAATAATACCTTTAAAACCTATTTTAGTAATAAAAATAATTATTCTTTAAAAGACAATTCTGTAGGTGTTATTAAAGAACTTTCTAATAAAGAAATATGGATTGGTACCAATGAAGGAATTTCTATTTATGATAAATCAAGAGATTCTTTTAAGAAAAATTTAATTTATGGTCAAGTATTATCTATTCTTGAAACTAACAAAGGAGATATTTTTGTGGGTACTACTTCTGGTTTATGGAAATTAGTAGATACAACAAATAATGATTATCAATTTGAATTAATTAAAGGTACTAATAACCTTATAGTTCAATGTATCATTGAAAATAAAAATGGTAATTTATTAATAGGTACTAGAAAAGAAAGTGTTCTAGAATTTAATGTAGATACTAATAATATAACAGCTTATTTTAAAGAAGAAACTTTAGAAAATAACAACAGAAATGTTAGACAGCTTCTTTTAGATGATGATAGTAAGTTATGGATTGGAACATACAATGGAATTCAGATTGCAGATAAAAGTAAAAATATACAGCTTTTAACCAGTAATATTAATGACAATGAATCTATTAATGATAATTTTATAAAGGCACTTTTTAAAGGCAAAAATGGTTCTATATGGGTAGGCACCTATCACGGAGGTATTAATGTGTGGGATGAGTCTAATATAAATTTTATCAATATCACTCAAAAACCGGGTAATATAGGCTTGGGTTTTAAAGTTGTAAGCTCTATTGTATCTCATAAAAATTTTATTTTTTTGGGTACAGAAGGTGGTGGTATTTCTGTAATTAATACAAATACAAAAAAAATTAACTATATAACAACAAAAAATACTTTAGCTCTTAAAAGTAACAATGTAAAATCTTTATGTTTATCTAGAGAAAACCTTCTTTGGATAGGTACATTTACTAATGGCTTTACGGTCTATAATTTAGAAACTAAGCGTTTTATAAATATGCAACTTCCTAAAACGTTAAGAGAGTACATGGGCAATGTAGGTATATATGATATAAAACAAGATAATAATGGAAACATGTTATTAGGTACTAATGGTAAAGGGCTTATTAAATACAATGTTAACAATAAATCATATAAAATATTTGCCAATAATAAAAAATCAAATTCATTATCGAACATTATTATACGAACTATTAAGGTAGACACAAAAAATAATATTTGGTTAGGTACCCCAAAGGGTTTAAACTACATTGATGATACCACAGGTAGTATTAAAAATTATTTTTTTGATAGTGAGTTAAAAACGGGTTATGCTATAACCTCTGTTTATGAAGACAGTAAAGGAGTAATATGGGTAGGTACAATTGCTAATGGACTTTTTAAGTTAGTTGATAATAACTTTATATCAATAGATTTAAAAAGTAATACTACTACTATAGCAGGCATACGTAGTATGATTGAAGGTGATAATGGTAATTTTTGGATTAGTAGTGTAAATCAAGGTATTCTTAATTATAATTCAACCAATAACACTATTATTGCTCATTACACACAAAAAGAAGGGTTAGCAAGCAATCAGTTTAATAACAATGCTAGTTTACGTATAGGATCTAATTTGTTTTTTGGCGGGCCAGCAGGGGCTGTGTTTTTTGATCCTAAAAATTTAGTAAAGAATAATTATGCACCACAAGTTATAATTACAGATTTAAAAATTAAAAATAATTCTATTTCTGTAGATGATGAAAGTCAATTACTTTCAAGCACTATATCATATACGGATAACATAGAGCTTTCTCATGAAGAGGGTAATTTTAATATTTCGTTTTCAATTCCTAATTTTATAAACTCAAGTAGTAATAGATATAAGTATCGGTTAAAAGGGCTAGAAAATGATTGGATTGAAACTGACGAGCATTCTGCATCTTATACTATTCAAAACCCTGGAAACTATACGTTTGAAGTTAAAGGTATTAATAGTGATGGTATTTCTAATGATGTAGCTACCTCATTAAACATTAAAGTACATCCTGCCCCATGGAGAACTTGGTGGGCTTTTATATTATACGGAATAGTTCTTTTTGCAATATTTTATTACTTACTTAATATTTTAAAATCTAGAACAAAACTAAAGCATCAATTAGATTTAGAACAGTTAGAGGTAGAACAAACCAAACAAACCAATATTGCTAAATTAGAATTCTTTACAAACATTTCTCACGAATTTAGAACACCTTTAACTTTAATTTTAGGTCCATTAAATCAAATACTAGAAAATTATAAGGGAAGCAGTTTAATGTATAAAAAATTAAAAGTAATAGAGAGTAGTGCTAATCATTTACTACAACTCATTAATCGTTTAATGGACTTTAGAAAATTAGAAAACAACCTTATTAAGTTAGAAACAGCAGAAGGTAATATTGTTAAGTTTTTAAAAGAAATTTATTTGTCTTTTTCTGAATATGCTAAAGATGGAAATTACGACTATAGTTTTCATTCACCATCAGATGAAATTTATGTTTACTATGATCGATACAAGCTAGAACGTGTCTTTTATAATTTAATTTCTAATGCATTTAGATATACTCCTAAAAATGGTAAAATAGTTTTAAGGGTTATACAAAAATCTAATAAAATAATTCTTCAGGTTGAAGATTCTGGTGTTGGAGTCGCAAAAGAATACCAAGATAAAATTTTTGAACGCTTCTTTGAGTTATCTCTAAATAATAAACCAGATAATGATTATAATAAAGGAACAGGTATCGGTTTATCTATAGTAAAAAACATTATAGATTTACATAAAGGTGAAATTAAGGTAAGAAGTAATGAAAACAATATGGGGTCTATTTTTTCAGTAGAACTTTTTTTAGGTAGAGATCATATAGAAGATGATGAAATCATAGAAGATTTTAAGTTTAGTGATGATTTATCTCAGTATGTAAACCAACTAGATGAAGCGCCAGTAGTAATTCTAGAAGAAAATAATATTCTTGATACCGTTTCAGACAAAAAATTAACCATTCTTTTAGTAGAAGATAATAAACCTCTGCGAAAGTTTATGCACGATTTATTGGCAAAAGAGTATAACATTTTAGAAGCCGAAAATGGCAAGGTAGCTTACAAAATAGCTATTAAACAGAAAATAGACATTATTGTAAGTGATGTTGTTATGCCGATAATGACAGGTACAGAATTGTGTTCTTTGGTAAAAAAAGATATTAAAACAAGTCATATTCCTATAATTTTATTAACATCTCGTTCTTCCTTAATTTATAAATTAGAAGGTTTAGAAAGTGGAGCAGATGATTATATAAGCAAGCCTTTTAATATAAATGAATTTAAACTACGTATTAAAAATATTTTAAGTTCTATTGCTCGTTTAAAACAAAAAATAAGTTCAATTAATACAGTGCAATCAGATGAACTTATTTTACCATCATTAGATGAAAAACTTTATAAAAAAGCACTAAAACTTGTAGAAAAAAATATAAGTAATGAAGAGTTTGATATTTATTATTTCTGCTCAGAATTAGGTGTTAGTAGAACTGTTTTGTTTAGAAAAGTAAAAGCATGGACAGATTTTACGCCAAAAGACTTTATACAACATATAAGGTTAAAAAAAGGTGCAGAACTTTTAGAACAAAATAAAATGAATATTGCACAAGTTAGTTATAAAGTAGGTTTTAAAAATCCAAAATACTTTAGCAAATGTTTTCGAAAAAAGTTTGGAAAAACGCCAACAGAATACATAAAAACTTTTTATGAGTATGAATAA
- a CDS encoding ISAon1 family transposase N-terminal region protein, producing MDTSIELTKLLLPEILVDYFKLTKHEVKNGELHFHFTELNTIPEEFKALKLNSKGFFPEATVQDFPIRGKNVFLHVIRRRWVEENSKKVVTRDWQLVAKGTRITSEFAAFLKDISK from the coding sequence TTGGACACTTCAATTGAATTAACAAAACTATTATTACCAGAAATTCTTGTTGACTACTTTAAACTAACGAAACACGAAGTTAAAAATGGAGAACTTCATTTTCATTTCACAGAATTAAATACGATTCCTGAAGAATTCAAAGCACTTAAATTAAATTCTAAAGGTTTCTTTCCTGAAGCTACTGTTCAAGATTTCCCAATTCGAGGTAAAAACGTTTTTCTACACGTTATTAGACGACGTTGGGTTGAGGAAAATTCTAAAAAAGTGGTTACTAGAGATTGGCAATTAGTAGCAAAAGGCACTAGAATAACTAGTGAATTTGCTGCTTTTTTAAAAGATATCAGTAAGTAA
- a CDS encoding transposase, with amino-acid sequence MPQLFDLIRTMSIHYKNILNYFDNRSTNASAESFNAKIKAFRAQFRGVRNVDFFLYRLTTIFA; translated from the coding sequence ATCCCACAACTTTTTGACTTGATCCGAACGATGTCGATACATTATAAAAACATCTTAAACTATTTTGATAATCGAAGTACGAATGCATCAGCAGAATCATTCAATGCTAAAATTAAAGCCTTTAGAGCACAGTTTAGAGGCGTCAGAAATGTGGATTTTTTCTTATATAGACTTACTACTATTTTTGCGTAA
- a CDS encoding aldolase/citrate lyase family protein — translation METPKNSFKQKALAQETSYGIWNGLVDTVTAEIIAGAGFDWILVDGEHAPFDLRTIQLQLQTIAAYNVQVVVRPPVGDTVLIKQLMDIGVQSLLVPMVETAAQATQLVKAMRYPPEGVRGVGTALARASKWNRTNNYFRDANNEMCLICQIESVEGIKNLDAILAVEGVDGVFIGPADLGASMGYLGKPSHPDVKAAVVKAIKTIIAAGKTAGTLAVNQELVNFYKNAGANMFGVGVDTLLMAKATKELAELYKPELKNNQSNTKY, via the coding sequence ATGGAGACACCTAAAAATAGTTTTAAGCAAAAAGCATTAGCACAAGAAACCAGCTATGGTATTTGGAATGGTTTAGTAGACACAGTAACTGCCGAAATAATTGCTGGTGCTGGTTTCGATTGGATTTTAGTTGATGGCGAGCACGCACCATTTGATTTAAGAACCATTCAACTACAATTACAAACTATTGCTGCATATAATGTACAAGTTGTGGTAAGACCACCAGTTGGAGATACTGTATTAATAAAACAATTGATGGATATTGGTGTGCAAAGTTTACTAGTACCTATGGTAGAAACCGCAGCACAAGCTACACAATTAGTAAAAGCTATGCGTTACCCTCCAGAAGGTGTACGTGGTGTTGGTACAGCTTTGGCAAGAGCGTCAAAATGGAATAGAACTAATAATTATTTTAGAGATGCTAATAATGAAATGTGTCTTATTTGCCAGATAGAATCTGTAGAAGGTATCAAAAACTTAGATGCTATTCTTGCTGTAGAAGGTGTAGATGGTGTGTTTATTGGTCCGGCAGATTTGGGCGCATCTATGGGATACCTTGGCAAACCATCGCATCCAGATGTTAAAGCGGCAGTTGTTAAAGCTATAAAAACCATTATAGCAGCAGGAAAAACAGCTGGTACCTTAGCCGTAAATCAAGAATTAGTAAACTTTTATAAAAACGCAGGCGCTAATATGTTTGGTGTAGGCGTAGATACTTTGCTTATGGCTAAAGCAACTAAAGAGCTAGCCGAACTTTATAAACCAGAATTAAAAAACAATCAATCTAATACTAAATATTAA
- a CDS encoding ISAon1 family transposase N-terminal region protein, whose protein sequence is MDTSIELTKLLLPEILVDYFKLTKHEVKNGELHFHFTELNTIPEEFKALKLSSKGFFPEATIQDFPIRGKNVFLHVIRRRWVEENSKKVVTRDWRLVAKGTRITSEFAAFLKDISQ, encoded by the coding sequence TTGGATACTTCAATTGAACTAACAAAACTATTATTACCAGAAATTCTTGTTGACTATTTTAAACTAACGAAACACGAAGTTAAAAACGGAGAACTTCATTTCCATTTCACAGAATTAAATACGATTCCAGAAGAATTTAAAGCACTTAAATTAAGTTCTAAAGGCTTTTTTCCTGAAGCTACTATTCAAGATTTTCCAATTCGAGGTAAAAACGTTTTTCTACATGTTATTAGACGACGTTGGGTTGAGGAAAATTCTAAAAAAGTAGTTACAAGAGATTGGCGATTAGTAGCAAAAGGCACTAGAATAACTAGTGAATTTGCTGCTTTTTTAAAAGATATCAGTCAGTAA